One window of Catonella massiliensis genomic DNA carries:
- a CDS encoding chloride channel protein, which yields MENFITEFKRIVTEIRVNIFNLLRWCIFATLVGLFVGGISVAFSALDIRANNLLKTHPEMLYGLPFAGLIIVFLYRFAGVYKAKGTNLVISTIQAKTELPVVMAPLIFVSTLITHAFGGSVGREGAALQLGSAAAAGLNKIKWLKLSEEEKRMIIMCGMSAAFSAIFGTPIAAVFFPMEVASIGIIQYSAMFPCYVSSVTASWLAHLCGFSKAQLGSVIDVGLDIEITWKVAVLAIFCGLLSIAFCLMLKGFGSGFAKLHKSRYVQVFLGGIIFVVINLLIGTRDFLGAGMPVIERAVDGEVLWYSFFMKMFLTALCIGSGFKGGEVLPSLYIGATFGNFFALVAGLPTSLAVACGMAGLFVGVTNCPIASLLIISELFGFKEGNIYFLLAIAISYIMSGYFGLYSEQNIIYSKFRTKYINRKVGAYEEELEKGRNIT from the coding sequence ATGGAGAATTTTATAACGGAGTTTAAGAGGATAGTAACAGAAATCAGGGTGAACATCTTTAATCTGCTTCGTTGGTGCATATTTGCCACATTGGTAGGCCTCTTTGTAGGAGGCATCAGTGTGGCATTTTCAGCGCTTGACATAAGGGCAAACAATTTATTAAAGACTCATCCTGAAATGCTCTACGGACTGCCATTTGCAGGCCTTATTATAGTGTTTTTATACCGTTTTGCAGGGGTATATAAGGCGAAAGGCACAAACCTGGTTATCAGCACTATTCAGGCAAAGACGGAGCTTCCTGTAGTTATGGCTCCCCTTATCTTTGTATCTACCCTTATTACACATGCCTTCGGTGGCTCGGTGGGCAGGGAAGGTGCTGCTCTTCAGCTTGGAAGTGCAGCAGCGGCAGGGCTTAACAAGATTAAATGGCTGAAATTAAGTGAAGAGGAAAAGCGCATGATTATCATGTGTGGTATGAGTGCGGCTTTTTCAGCTATATTTGGTACACCTATAGCGGCAGTATTTTTCCCGATGGAAGTGGCGAGTATAGGTATCATCCAGTATTCTGCTATGTTTCCCTGCTACGTGTCTTCTGTCACTGCAAGCTGGCTGGCTCATCTATGTGGGTTTAGCAAGGCGCAGCTTGGGAGTGTTATCGATGTCGGACTTGATATAGAGATTACTTGGAAGGTAGCAGTTTTAGCTATATTCTGTGGTCTTTTAAGTATAGCTTTCTGCCTTATGTTAAAGGGATTTGGCAGTGGCTTTGCAAAGCTTCACAAAAGCCGCTATGTGCAGGTCTTTTTGGGAGGTATTATCTTTGTTGTTATCAATCTTTTGATTGGAACAAGGGACTTTCTTGGAGCAGGTATGCCTGTCATAGAGCGGGCTGTAGATGGAGAGGTGCTTTGGTATTCATTTTTTATGAAAATGTTTCTTACTGCACTTTGTATAGGCTCAGGCTTTAAGGGTGGCGAGGTACTGCCATCTCTTTATATAGGAGCAACCTTTGGCAACTTCTTTGCACTTGTTGCTGGCTTACCTACTTCACTTGCTGTAGCCTGCGGAATGGCAGGGCTTTTTGTGGGAGTGACTAACTGCCCTATCGCCTCACTGCTTATCATTTCTGAGCTTTTCGGCTTCAAGGAGGGCAATATCTACTTCCTGCTTGCCATTGCCATCAGCTACATAATGTCAGGCTATTTTGGACTATACTCAGAGCAGAATATCATTTATTCTAAGTTTAGGACTAAATACATCAATAGAAAAGTGGGGGCTTATGAGGAAGAATTGGAGAAGGGGAGGAACATAACATAA
- the crcB gene encoding fluoride efflux transporter CrcB, translated as MFIKCLSVGIGGFLGSVLRYLLSVIPIKQINYPVNTLFTNIIGAIIIGAVVSYADRTGMSPLKLMLLKTGFCGGLTTFSTFSLETFNLIEKGNLLLAGSYIVLSVACSIAGVYIGLKIG; from the coding sequence ATGTTTATAAAATGTCTGTCAGTTGGAATAGGGGGATTTCTTGGCTCGGTACTTAGGTATCTACTGTCCGTAATTCCTATAAAGCAAATAAATTACCCGGTAAATACGCTTTTTACCAATATAATCGGAGCCATAATCATAGGCGCAGTTGTATCCTATGCGGATAGGACAGGAATGTCTCCTTTGAAGCTAATGCTTCTAAAGACAGGGTTTTGTGGAGGGCTCACCACATTTTCAACATTTTCGCTTGAAACCTTTAACCTGATTGAAAAGGGAAACCTGCTGCTTGCAGGAAGTTATATAGTTTTATCTGTAGCCTGCAGTATAGCGGGAGTATATATTGGACTTAAGATAGGATGA
- a CDS encoding DNA gyrase/topoisomerase IV subunit B: protein MNGNYDGSQIVVLEGLEAVRKRPGMYIGSTGTRGLHHLIWEILDNGIDEHLAGFCSRIDVTLRSDGGITIRDYGRGVPVDIHPTKKIPTERVVYTILHAGGKFSGGAYKVSGGLHGVGASVVNALSTKMIVEIRRDGNVYIDEYENGGHPVTKLVKGELPVVGTCKKSDTGTSVTFYPDDTIFETVEFKADIIKKKLKETAFLNKGLKINFVDENTGEEKSYEEKDGIKSYVKYINREAEVINDEVVYVEGESGDIEVEAAFQYTNGFSEQINAYCNRINVIDGGTLVTGFKTALTRVMNQYARELGYLKGKDDNFDGKDIRNGIVAIISIKHPDPQFEGQTKTKLGNTDAKTAVEEVVSKEIVRYFDKNIEVLKSILDLAQKSYSARTASDKARNAVLKSLNDFDVKSKLASCSSKNAAECEIYLVEGDSAGGTVKTARNRKTQAVLPLRGKILNVEKAALEKILVNNEIKSMIATFGCGIGDDFDISKLRYDKIIILTDADVDGAHISTLLLTFFYRFMPDLIKEGKIYRGLPPLYKVDYEENGAEVTSVPEKKLEEGQLDIFQLGVGEKPEVKQGRAKSGKKRKKSEYIFNDYELEKFRKNKNRKILEIQRYKGLGEMDASQLWETTLNPKTRSLARIDISDTVEADEVTSLLMSSVVPPRREFIMNEAKYAKVDV from the coding sequence ATGAATGGAAATTATGATGGAAGTCAGATAGTAGTACTTGAAGGGCTTGAGGCTGTTAGAAAACGCCCGGGTATGTATATAGGAAGCACAGGTACAAGAGGCCTCCACCACCTTATATGGGAGATTCTTGACAATGGTATAGATGAGCATCTTGCGGGCTTTTGCTCCCGGATTGATGTTACACTAAGAAGTGATGGCGGCATAACCATAAGGGACTATGGAAGAGGTGTGCCTGTAGACATTCACCCAACCAAGAAAATACCCACAGAGCGTGTGGTATATACCATTCTTCACGCAGGAGGCAAGTTCTCTGGAGGAGCGTACAAGGTATCGGGAGGACTGCACGGAGTAGGTGCCTCTGTGGTAAATGCTCTTTCGACCAAGATGATAGTTGAGATTAGAAGAGATGGCAATGTTTATATAGATGAGTACGAAAATGGAGGACATCCTGTAACAAAGTTAGTTAAGGGTGAGCTTCCGGTGGTAGGAACCTGCAAGAAGTCAGATACAGGTACAAGCGTAACCTTTTACCCTGATGATACTATATTTGAAACTGTCGAATTTAAGGCTGACATCATAAAGAAAAAGCTAAAAGAAACAGCTTTTTTAAATAAGGGACTTAAAATCAACTTTGTTGATGAAAATACAGGCGAGGAGAAGTCATACGAAGAAAAAGACGGTATCAAAAGCTATGTCAAATACATCAACCGTGAGGCAGAGGTTATCAATGATGAAGTTGTCTATGTGGAGGGAGAGTCCGGAGATATAGAGGTTGAGGCTGCCTTCCAGTATACCAATGGCTTCTCTGAACAGATAAATGCCTACTGTAACCGTATCAATGTAATAGACGGAGGAACCCTCGTAACGGGCTTTAAGACTGCACTTACAAGGGTTATGAATCAGTATGCAAGAGAACTTGGCTACCTCAAGGGAAAGGATGATAACTTTGACGGAAAGGACATTCGTAACGGTATAGTGGCGATTATTTCAATCAAGCATCCCGACCCTCAGTTTGAAGGACAGACCAAGACAAAGCTTGGCAATACCGATGCCAAGACTGCGGTTGAAGAGGTGGTTTCAAAGGAAATAGTCAGATATTTTGATAAAAACATAGAGGTGCTTAAGTCTATTCTTGACCTTGCACAGAAGTCCTACAGTGCAAGAACGGCAAGCGATAAGGCGAGAAATGCAGTGCTTAAGAGCCTTAATGACTTTGATGTAAAGAGCAAGCTTGCTTCCTGTTCATCAAAGAATGCGGCTGAATGTGAGATTTATCTCGTGGAGGGAGACTCTGCAGGAGGTACGGTAAAGACTGCAAGAAACCGTAAAACTCAGGCGGTGCTTCCGCTTCGAGGCAAGATACTCAATGTGGAGAAGGCTGCACTTGAGAAAATACTTGTAAATAATGAGATAAAGTCGATGATAGCAACCTTTGGCTGTGGCATCGGAGATGATTTTGACATATCAAAGCTTCGTTATGACAAGATTATAATACTAACTGATGCGGATGTGGACGGGGCTCATATAAGTACCCTACTGCTTACATTTTTCTATAGATTTATGCCTGATCTTATAAAAGAAGGCAAGATATACAGAGGACTTCCACCTTTATACAAGGTTGACTATGAGGAGAACGGTGCTGAGGTTACCAGTGTGCCTGAGAAGAAGCTTGAGGAAGGGCAGCTTGATATCTTTCAGCTTGGAGTCGGAGAAAAGCCTGAAGTTAAGCAGGGGAGGGCTAAGTCAGGAAAGAAGAGGAAGAAGTCAGAGTATATCTTCAATGACTATGAGCTTGAGAAATTCAGGAAGAATAAAAACCGCAAAATCCTTGAGATACAGCGCTACAAAGGACTTGGTGAGATGGATGCGAGTCAGCTTTGGGAGACAACCCTTAATCCAAAGACCAGGTCGCTTGCAAGAATAGATATAAGCGATACTGTTGAGGCTGACGAGGTTACAAGCTTACTTATGAGTAGCGTAGTACCGCCAAGACGGGAATTTATAATGAATGAAGCTAAATATGCGAAGGTGGATGTGTAG
- a CDS encoding DNA gyrase/topoisomerase IV subunit A encodes MVTEENIIIQDFSEEMKNSYRDYSVSVIISRALPDVRDGLKPVQRRILYAMNELGLAPDKQHRKSARIVGDTMGKYHPHGDSSIYDALVHMAEEWSMSVPLVDGHGNFGSIDGDSAAAMRYTEARLSKGAMNLLTGLDRNLVDFVPNFDEREKEPVILPAKLPFLLINGTTGIAVGMATNIPPHNPGEIIKGAIALLDNPELSTEKLMKYIPGPDFPTGGIISNADEIAGIYENGEGRLRVRGKYVIEDGDNGKKNIVFTEIPFTSTGNKSRLVESLVNLMKDKVFDEIADVRDESSADVRIVVEVKKGRNVENLLNGIFKKTPLEDTYSVNMLAVRDKQPKIFSLKGILEEFLSFEEELYTKEYTHLLEKARARAEVVDGLIKAVDVIDLIIEVLRGSESIKQAKDCLVNGNIAEIKFKSEASKKEAKGFDFTEAQADAILAMPLSRLIGLEVLKLTSEAENLKNNIDEYNKILSDKSELHKVIKTDLKANVKNFDRPRRTELLNEEKQVYVEEVKEEDVYVLIDRFGYAKSVDVSGISKANEEALNEYPTQILMRNTDRLCIFTASGNMHQVKVKDIPKVRLRDKGTLVHNISKVGKEEIILYTSFAVLYESMVFFATKKGFVKLVSGVEFDTNRSVMLATKLEEDDELLSVRVLSAAEILSHDLRVYMLTKKKIGLSYLLDEVVEMKKSGRGVKGISLAADDEVKAVAVEVSAVTEVEFDGDSYKTSKFKLKKRAAKGDKIK; translated from the coding sequence ATGGTAACAGAGGAAAATATTATTATTCAGGACTTTTCTGAGGAAATGAAGAATTCCTACAGAGATTATTCTGTAAGCGTAATTATATCAAGAGCTCTGCCTGATGTAAGAGACGGACTTAAGCCTGTTCAGCGTAGAATCCTTTATGCAATGAATGAACTGGGACTTGCTCCTGACAAGCAGCATAGAAAGTCTGCCCGTATAGTCGGTGATACCATGGGTAAGTACCACCCACATGGTGACTCTTCCATCTACGATGCCCTTGTGCATATGGCTGAAGAATGGTCTATGTCAGTGCCTTTGGTTGACGGACACGGAAACTTTGGCTCCATAGACGGAGACTCTGCGGCGGCTATGCGTTATACTGAGGCAAGGCTTTCAAAAGGAGCTATGAACCTGCTTACAGGACTTGACAGAAACCTTGTTGACTTTGTACCAAACTTTGACGAGAGAGAAAAAGAGCCTGTCATACTTCCTGCCAAGCTCCCGTTTCTTCTAATCAACGGAACTACAGGTATAGCTGTAGGTATGGCTACCAATATACCCCCTCACAATCCGGGAGAGATAATAAAGGGGGCTATAGCCCTCCTTGACAATCCTGAGCTTAGCACTGAAAAGTTAATGAAATACATACCTGGACCTGATTTCCCAACAGGTGGAATAATTTCAAATGCAGATGAAATAGCAGGAATATATGAAAACGGTGAAGGCAGGCTCCGTGTAAGAGGAAAGTATGTAATTGAAGACGGAGATAATGGAAAGAAAAATATAGTATTCACAGAGATTCCGTTTACTTCCACCGGCAATAAGTCAAGGCTTGTGGAAAGCCTTGTAAACCTTATGAAGGATAAGGTGTTTGACGAAATTGCGGATGTGAGGGATGAGTCCTCAGCAGATGTCCGTATAGTAGTTGAGGTAAAGAAGGGAAGAAATGTAGAAAACCTCTTAAACGGCATTTTCAAGAAGACTCCTTTGGAAGATACATATTCCGTAAATATGCTTGCAGTAAGGGATAAGCAGCCTAAGATATTCTCTCTTAAGGGGATATTAGAGGAGTTCCTTAGCTTTGAAGAGGAGCTATATACCAAGGAATATACTCATTTACTGGAAAAGGCAAGGGCTAGAGCAGAGGTCGTAGACGGACTCATCAAGGCAGTAGATGTAATCGACCTTATTATAGAGGTGCTAAGGGGTTCTGAGTCTATAAAGCAGGCAAAGGACTGCCTTGTAAACGGCAATATAGCTGAGATTAAATTCAAGTCCGAGGCATCTAAGAAGGAGGCAAAGGGCTTTGACTTTACTGAGGCACAGGCTGATGCCATCCTTGCTATGCCTCTTAGCAGGCTCATTGGACTTGAGGTCTTAAAGCTTACTTCCGAGGCAGAAAACCTGAAAAACAATATAGATGAGTATAACAAGATATTATCAGATAAAAGCGAACTTCATAAGGTGATAAAGACCGATTTGAAGGCAAATGTTAAGAACTTTGACAGACCTAGAAGGACGGAGCTTTTGAATGAAGAAAAGCAGGTCTATGTTGAAGAAGTAAAAGAAGAAGATGTATATGTGCTTATAGACCGCTTTGGATATGCTAAGAGTGTGGATGTGTCAGGCATTTCAAAGGCTAATGAAGAGGCTCTTAATGAGTATCCGACACAGATACTTATGAGAAACACAGACAGGCTATGCATATTTACTGCAAGTGGCAATATGCATCAGGTGAAAGTAAAGGATATACCAAAGGTAAGGCTTAGGGATAAGGGGACTCTGGTACATAATATCTCGAAGGTGGGTAAGGAAGAGATTATTCTCTACACCTCATTTGCAGTGCTTTATGAATCAATGGTTTTCTTTGCTACTAAGAAGGGATTTGTAAAGCTGGTTTCAGGAGTTGAATTTGACACAAACCGATCCGTGATGCTTGCTACCAAGCTAGAAGAGGATGATGAGCTACTTAGCGTAAGAGTGCTAAGTGCAGCGGAAATACTCTCACACGACCTTAGAGTCTATATGCTTACGAAGAAGAAAATAGGCCTTTCCTATCTTCTTGATGAAGTGGTTGAAATGAAGAAGAGCGGCAGGGGAGTTAAGGGAATAAGCCTTGCTGCTGATGATGAGGTTAAGGCTGTGGCTGTAGAAGTCAGTGCGGTTACAGAAGTAGAATTTGATGGAGACAGCTATAAGACGAGCAAATTTAAACTAAAGAAGAGGGCAGCCAAGGGAGATAAAATTAAATAA
- the pepT gene encoding peptidase T — protein MKTVKDRFLKYVSFDTQSQDGVDEVPSTAKQLELAKFLVEELTELGLSEVELLDHGYVFATLPATTDRDLPVLGFIAHMDTSDAISGANIRPREIENYDGGDIVLNEALNVVMKVSDFPTLPEFKGETLIVTDGTTLLGADDKAGIAEIISMVAYFKEHPEIEHGKIRIGFTPDEEVGNGTKYFDVDKFGADYAYTVDGGRLGELEYENFNAASGRVVINGVSIHPGSAKWKMKDAIRIAMEFQAMLPVYEDPYCTEGYEGFFHITEIEGNTEKTKLNYIIRDHDADKFEAKKALFAKVGEFINAKYGEGTADVTITDSYHNMKEMVEPNMHLVENAKKAMIELGIEPRVEPIRGGTDGASLSYMGLPCPNICTGGMNYHGKYEYVSVDAMFKIVELLKKLVLIYAE, from the coding sequence ATGAAAACAGTTAAAGACAGGTTCTTAAAATATGTATCATTTGATACTCAGTCACAGGATGGGGTTGACGAGGTTCCAAGTACAGCGAAACAGCTTGAACTGGCAAAGTTCTTAGTCGAGGAGCTTACTGAGCTTGGACTTAGCGAGGTGGAGCTTTTAGACCATGGCTATGTATTTGCGACACTTCCAGCTACTACAGATAGAGATCTGCCTGTGCTTGGTTTTATTGCACATATGGATACAAGTGATGCTATCTCAGGCGCCAATATAAGGCCTCGTGAAATAGAAAACTATGACGGCGGGGACATAGTGTTAAATGAAGCACTAAATGTGGTGATGAAGGTAAGCGACTTCCCTACTCTTCCTGAATTTAAGGGTGAAACCCTCATAGTTACAGACGGGACTACACTTTTAGGTGCTGATGATAAGGCAGGTATAGCCGAGATTATCAGTATGGTGGCTTATTTTAAGGAACATCCTGAAATAGAGCATGGTAAAATCAGAATAGGCTTCACCCCTGATGAAGAGGTAGGAAATGGAACCAAGTACTTTGATGTAGATAAATTCGGCGCTGACTATGCCTATACGGTAGACGGAGGAAGGCTTGGAGAGCTTGAATACGAGAACTTCAACGCAGCAAGCGGAAGGGTGGTTATAAACGGAGTATCCATCCATCCGGGCTCTGCAAAGTGGAAGATGAAGGATGCCATCAGAATAGCTATGGAATTTCAGGCTATGCTGCCTGTGTATGAAGACCCTTACTGTACAGAGGGCTATGAGGGATTTTTCCATATTACTGAAATTGAAGGAAATACTGAGAAAACTAAGTTAAACTATATTATCCGTGACCATGATGCGGATAAATTTGAGGCTAAAAAAGCGTTATTTGCAAAGGTGGGAGAATTCATCAATGCAAAATACGGTGAGGGTACAGCAGATGTTACAATCACAGATTCTTACCACAATATGAAAGAAATGGTTGAGCCTAATATGCATCTTGTAGAAAATGCTAAGAAGGCTATGATAGAGCTTGGAATTGAGCCAAGAGTAGAACCAATCAGAGGAGGTACTGATGGAGCCTCGCTTTCATACATGGGACTTCCTTGCCCTAATATCTGTACAGGTGGAATGAATTACCATGGCAAGTATGAGTATGTTTCTGTTGATGCTATGTTTAAGATAGTGGAACTATTAAAGAAACTTGTGCTTATATATGCTGAATAA